DNA from Rhodoflexus caldus:
GATTTATATAAACTGCGCTATTTTGGTGGAGCAGTTATCTTATTTACTACATATCATGCCTGAAGATATCAAAATTCTGATTGCCGATGACCATCCTGTCATGCGACTTGGGTTAAGCCATTTAATTAAAAATGAACCCAATATGCAGGTTGTGGGCATTGCGGCCAATGGAACAGAGGCTATCCGTATGGCCAAAGAATCGCATCCCGACTTGATTATCTTGGATATTGACATGCCCGAAATGGACGGGCTTTCGCTTGCGCATCATCTCAAAGCAGAATTGCCCGAACTCAAAATTGTTATTTTTACGGCGCACCACAATGAGGAGGCTTTCAACGAGGCCATTGATGCAGGCGTAGAAGGGTTTATTTCCAAAGAAAACGTATTTGACGACCTTTCGGAAGGCATCCGGCAGGTGGCGCAAGGTAAAAACTATTTCAGCAGCGTTTTTTCCGATTATTTGCTTAATCGCATTAAGCATA
Protein-coding regions in this window:
- a CDS encoding response regulator transcription factor: MPEDIKILIADDHPVMRLGLSHLIKNEPNMQVVGIAANGTEAIRMAKESHPDLIILDIDMPEMDGLSLAHHLKAELPELKIVIFTAHHNEEAFNEAIDAGVEGFISKENVFDDLSEGIRQVAQGKNYFSSVFSDYLLNRIKHNDKTRKDRQSIAELLTSAEMRIMQLIADMKTSQEIADTLFISVKTVENHRTNICKKLNIKGKNGLLKFVLNNKHQFE